ATAATAATTTAGCAAAGTTTCCCCTAGTTGATTTTTTAATATTAGACCTGAGATGTGAAGTTATTTCCGACATTGATTACTAAACTAATTCTATAATGGGTAAATATTAAAAAACAATAGTGAAAAGCGGGTTATGAAAAAGATTATGTTTGGCCAAATGCAAATTATTTTTAGTAAAGATTGCTCATAATAATAATTTTAACAAATATCTCGGCGGTTGATCAGAATAATTTAATGATGTTTTTAACCGAACATGAGGATTTCGGGTTTGAAGATTATAAGGATTCCGATAATTATCATTAAAACTCCTCCTATTAGATGAGATGCTCGGGAATATTTAGTACTTAACCCGGTCATTTCCAGAGTTATCATCGCTGAGAAAAATACAAATAGGTCGTCAAGCATAAATATAAAAATATATAAAAGCATATACACGTAGTATTGCCATTTGGGAAGGTTACTAAGCGTTAATATTTGTGTGAAGACTACAGGAAGACCGGCGGAACAGATTAATTCTACCAAGTTTACCGCGAATGCCAGTAAAATTATTCCTCCCAAAGCAAGCAGGAATTTTTTTTGTTGTGTAATAGAGCGTAATTTTTTAAAGATTTTTTGCCTATTTTCGTTTCCTGTTACTTTGCAACCGCTCGCCTTATTTGTGAAATACTCTTTCAAATTGTAGGTTCCGCATCCGAGTCCTAGAATACCTATTATTATTCTTACCCATATGATAAAACCGACGAATAAAAGCAAATTAAGCCACGCCGCCATAAACATAAAATAGACGAGTGCCGAGGTTGCTATAAAAGTGGTACCCAAAATCCAACGCCTTTTTTTATCTTTCATTCCAAGAAGTAGACTTATTAAGAAAAGAAGCGTCCACATCGCGCAAGGATTAAACCCGTCTAGGGCTCCCAATATAATAGTTATCAATGGCAAAGACAAATTTTTGATATCGATATTGCCTAGAAAAGGAACTTTTATTTCATCGGGAATTTGAACGTTTTTGTCTACTGAATCAGTCTGAACAAGGGCATCTTTCTGGGTAGGTGTTACGGTTGGGGTAACCATTTTCGTAATGGAATTGCTGGGAACAGAAATTGCTGATGGTGGAGTGACCGCGGATGTTGGGATGTTTTGAGACCCATCCATTTCGCGGATGATCATACCTACGAGATCGGGATCTCCCTCTTTTGAATATTTTTCATATAAATTGAGTATTGTTTTTCCCGTAACTTCATCGTTGTAATATCCGACAAAATAGTCTCTTCCGATAATAGTAATTGGAACTCCTGCTGTTTCCACTCCGAGTTTTTCTCCGATTGTTTGTAATAGTACTGCATTATTATGAATTCCCACCTCAAAATCATGGGTTTTCAAACTTGGGAAATCAGGGGCGATTTGTTCCAAAAATGTTTTTTCCTTAGCGCAATGCGGACAACTTTTTGACCAGAAAAAGTACAGATTAACTTCTTTTTCTTGAGCCTTTACGTAATTTGGTACTAACAGAAAAATAATTAAATAGATAGCAATTAAAAAGTATTTTAAAAGTTTTTTCATAATTATCTGTCTTTATTTTCATTGATTATCTTTAAAAGTTCATCTTTTTCTTTTTCTCCCGATAAGCGCAGAAACTCATTTCCTTTTTTATCAAGAAAAATAAAGATGGGTAAATTACCACTTTTGATATTATACTTTTCGACCTTTTTCTTGTCATTATCAAAATCAAAGTGTTCAATTTTAAGCCATGGATTTTCTTTTCCAATTTCATCCCATCGCGGGCGCATAACAAGGCATCCCGGACACCAAACTGCTCCTATTTTTATAACTTTCATTTTTTAGACTTCACCTACTATATCTTATAAGTAAGAACTTTAAGCCGGTAATTTTCAAGTTGCATCATTTCTTTGGAACTAATACCTTCAAAATACCTTATAATCGGACGGATTGAATTACTGTGTGTAACAATGAGCACGTTGAATCTATTTTTTCTCATTATATTAATAACTTCTTTAATGAACAAAAGGACTCTTTTCTCCACCTGAATCATGCTCTCACCGCCCGGTGGGGGAGTTTTATAAGACCGGTGGTAGATTGGATATAAATCGGGATGGTCCCTTCTGAATTTGACTTTGCTTCTTCTTGATAATTCCCCATAATCCCTTTCAATTATTCTTTTATCAATTATAACTTTGGTTTCAGGATGATAGCGTATTATATGTTTTAATGTCTGTTTTGCTCTTTTAAGTGGAGAAGTATAAGCGATGTTAATGTTTTTACCTGCAAGTTCTTTTGCAAATGCTTCAGCTTGTTTATGACCTTTTTCTGTTAATACAGAATCAATGTGTCCGGTAAAAATCCGTTTTTTATTATAACGACTTTCCGTATGGACTAAGACATATAGATTGAGTTTCTTGCTGCTTTTCATTTTTTATTTGTGGCCGATAAAGATGCCAAGATTGTTGTTATGGGAACAGCCAATATAAGTCCTATACTTCCTACCAAGGTTCTAATTACCTCACCCGCAATTATTTCGTAGTTTACCACTTCAGTGAAGGGGTGTGGGTTGTTTATAAAAAGCAAAAGCAAAGGCAATGAAGCGCCCGTATAAACCAAAACTAGAGTGTTTACCATCGATGAGATGTGGTCCTGTCCTATACTCATGGCATTTTTAAAAAGTTCGCTGGCATTTAAGTTTTTATTCGCCTTTTTTAACTGGAAAATAATTGCCGATTGGGAGACTGTAACATCGTCCAGTACTCCTAAAACTCCGATAATAATTCCTCCCAGAAGCAGACCTTTGATATTAATCTGGTCTCCCTTTGCAATCTGTAGAAATCCCGCTTCTTCGCTAGCAAATCCTGTTAAATTCGAAAACTCGACAAATATACTTGCAAGAATTCCCGTTATGATCAGTGAAATTGTGGTGCCGGCGATGGCAACGACCGTTTTTTTATTAAAACCGTGCGAGAAAAAGAAGGTTACAGGAATTATGATAAACGATCCGAATAGTGCGGTGCCGACGGGATCGGAACCTGATGATATTTTAGGTAATATAAAGTAAAAAATTACCAGGAAAGAGATAGCCATCCCAAAAAGGGACATCAAGCCCCTAATTTTGGCTATCACTATTGTCAGTACAACAAAAATTGCAAAAAGCCAAATTAATGCGTCTCT
This genomic stretch from bacterium harbors:
- a CDS encoding thioredoxin family protein, giving the protein MKKLLKYFLIAIYLIIFLLVPNYVKAQEKEVNLYFFWSKSCPHCAKEKTFLEQIAPDFPSLKTHDFEVGIHNNAVLLQTIGEKLGVETAGVPITIIGRDYFVGYYNDEVTGKTILNLYEKYSKEGDPDLVGMIIREMDGSQNIPTSAVTPPSAISVPSNSITKMVTPTVTPTQKDALVQTDSVDKNVQIPDEIKVPFLGNIDIKNLSLPLITIILGALDGFNPCAMWTLLFLISLLLGMKDKKRRWILGTTFIATSALVYFMFMAAWLNLLLFVGFIIWVRIIIGILGLGCGTYNLKEYFTNKASGCKVTGNENRQKIFKKLRSITQQKKFLLALGGIILLAFAVNLVELICSAGLPVVFTQILTLSNLPKWQYYVYMLLYIFIFMLDDLFVFFSAMITLEMTGLSTKYSRASHLIGGVLMIIIGILIIFKPEILMFG
- a CDS encoding thioredoxin family protein encodes the protein MKVIKIGAVWCPGCLVMRPRWDEIGKENPWLKIEHFDFDNDKKKVEKYNIKSGNLPIFIFLDKKGNEFLRLSGEKEKDELLKIINENKDR
- a CDS encoding histidine phosphatase family protein: MKSSKKLNLYVLVHTESRYNKKRIFTGHIDSVLTEKGHKQAEAFAKELAGKNINIAYTSPLKRAKQTLKHIIRYHPETKVIIDKRIIERDYGELSRRSKVKFRRDHPDLYPIYHRSYKTPPPGGESMIQVEKRVLLFIKEVINIMRKNRFNVLIVTHSNSIRPIIRYFEGISSKEMMQLENYRLKVLTYKI
- a CDS encoding YibE/F family protein; the protein is MRLIRKLTLILNIVLFLAIPVKRVSAQDVSFDLVEETLEAKVIQVLEEKMKIPEYGEGEQLYQKLRLLVTKGSLVNKEIVVESGNIPSSNLPKYETGDKLLVLHSKDYAGNDMYLITDYVRRDALIWLFAIFVVLTIVIAKIRGLMSLFGMAISFLVIFYFILPKISSGSDPVGTALFGSFIIIPVTFFFSHGFNKKTVVAIAGTTISLIITGILASIFVEFSNLTGFASEEAGFLQIAKGDQINIKGLLLGGIIIGVLGVLDDVTVSQSAIIFQLKKANKNLNASELFKNAMSIGQDHISSMVNTLVLVYTGASLPLLLLFINNPHPFTEVVNYEIIAGEVIRTLVGSIGLILAVPITTILASLSATNKK